The following are encoded in a window of Qipengyuania soli genomic DNA:
- a CDS encoding ArsR/SmtB family transcription factor, translating into MELPLELMKENAGRASALLKSMANESRLMILCQLSQQEMTVGDLTKKIELSQSALSQHLGILRREKLVKTRRESQYVWYSIDSEDAKAVIGTLYDLFCAECEIDNKANC; encoded by the coding sequence GTGGAACTTCCACTGGAATTGATGAAGGAAAATGCCGGTCGCGCTTCGGCCTTGCTGAAGTCGATGGCCAATGAATCGCGCCTGATGATCCTGTGCCAGCTGTCGCAGCAGGAAATGACCGTCGGCGACCTGACCAAGAAGATCGAACTTTCGCAATCAGCCCTGTCGCAGCATCTCGGGATCCTTCGACGGGAGAAGCTGGTGAAGACCCGGCGGGAATCGCAATACGTCTGGTATTCCATCGACAGCGAGGACGCGAAGGCGGTAATCGGTACGCTCTACGACCTGTTCTGCGCCGAGTGCGAGATCGACAACAAGGCCAATTGCTAG
- a CDS encoding SulP family inorganic anion transporter, producing the protein MLQDTPPAAKTSASVNGLASLQRYFPILEWSRTYSRLALSRDLVAAVIVTVMLIPQSLAYALLAGLPPVVGLYASLLPLLAYAVFGTSRVLSVGPVAVISLMTAAAAGGVATAGSPEYLAAAIALAMISGLMLLAMGIFRLGFLANLLSHPVVSGFISASGILIAASQLKHILGVKAEGEDLYAIGSTLLRHAGDANPYTLGVGLGTILFLVWARSSLKLFLVRRGIRRQAAGLMAKAAPAVAILLTTIVVAAADLPAKGVKTVGDIPIGLPHLVFPQWDPVLWSKLLVGSLFIAIIGFVESISVAQTLAAKRRRRIDPDQELVALGSANVLSSMSGGFPVTGGFSRSVVNYDAGAETPASGAYTAIGMALASILLTPFLFYLPLATLAATIIVAVLSLVDLDKPRELWRYSKRDFAGIAATIAITLADGVETGVLAGVAISLALLVWHASRPHAAVVGRIPHSEHFRNVRRHEVLVAPHLLTIRIDESLTYLNSRWFEDFVFDQVAKNPEVRELVLMCSAVNWVDATGLEMLEALNRRLADSGVILHLSEVKGPVMDRLARSNLLDELRGKIFLSQNEAFEKLAPAAASEGHLSKPDIVTGGAK; encoded by the coding sequence ATGCTCCAGGATACGCCTCCCGCCGCCAAGACCTCCGCGTCGGTGAACGGGTTGGCGTCGCTGCAGCGTTATTTTCCCATTCTAGAATGGAGCCGCACCTACAGCCGGCTAGCGCTATCTCGTGACCTGGTCGCTGCGGTGATCGTCACGGTCATGCTCATTCCCCAGAGCCTGGCCTACGCCCTCCTCGCCGGGTTACCGCCGGTCGTCGGTCTCTACGCCTCGCTCTTGCCGCTCCTCGCCTATGCCGTGTTCGGGACCAGCCGGGTCCTCTCGGTCGGGCCCGTCGCCGTCATTTCCCTGATGACTGCCGCAGCGGCAGGCGGCGTGGCGACGGCCGGATCGCCCGAATATCTCGCCGCTGCCATCGCGCTGGCGATGATTTCAGGCCTGATGTTGCTCGCCATGGGCATCTTCAGACTTGGGTTTCTCGCCAACCTGCTCTCCCATCCGGTGGTAAGCGGCTTCATCAGCGCCAGCGGCATCCTGATCGCTGCCAGCCAGCTCAAGCACATACTTGGGGTGAAGGCGGAAGGAGAGGATCTCTATGCGATCGGCAGCACCCTGCTCAGACATGCGGGAGATGCCAATCCTTACACTCTTGGCGTCGGTCTCGGCACGATCCTCTTCCTCGTATGGGCGCGCAGCAGTCTGAAGCTCTTCCTCGTCAGGCGAGGGATACGCCGGCAGGCCGCGGGATTGATGGCCAAGGCGGCGCCCGCGGTCGCCATCCTCCTGACAACCATTGTCGTCGCGGCGGCAGACTTGCCTGCAAAGGGCGTCAAGACGGTGGGAGACATTCCGATCGGCTTGCCCCACCTGGTCTTTCCGCAGTGGGACCCGGTGCTGTGGTCTAAGCTCCTTGTCGGGTCACTGTTCATCGCGATAATCGGTTTCGTCGAGTCGATATCGGTCGCGCAGACGCTGGCGGCCAAACGCCGTCGCAGGATCGACCCCGACCAGGAACTGGTGGCTCTCGGTTCGGCCAACGTGCTGTCGTCGATGTCGGGGGGATTTCCCGTAACGGGTGGTTTCTCGCGCTCGGTCGTAAACTACGATGCGGGCGCGGAAACGCCGGCGTCGGGTGCATACACCGCTATAGGCATGGCGCTTGCCTCGATCCTGCTGACACCGTTCCTGTTCTACCTGCCGCTTGCGACACTGGCCGCGACCATCATCGTGGCCGTCCTCTCGCTGGTCGACTTGGACAAGCCGCGCGAGCTCTGGCGCTATTCGAAGCGCGATTTTGCCGGCATTGCGGCGACGATCGCCATCACCCTTGCCGACGGCGTCGAGACGGGTGTTCTGGCGGGGGTCGCGATAAGCCTCGCCCTGCTGGTGTGGCATGCCTCGCGCCCGCATGCTGCGGTCGTCGGACGCATCCCCCATTCCGAGCATTTCCGCAATGTGCGCCGGCACGAGGTGCTGGTCGCTCCGCACCTGCTGACCATCCGGATCGATGAATCGCTGACCTATCTCAACTCGCGCTGGTTCGAGGATTTCGTCTTCGACCAAGTGGCCAAGAACCCCGAAGTGCGCGAGCTGGTGCTGATGTGTTCGGCGGTGAACTGGGTTGATGCAACGGGCCTCGAAATGCTCGAGGCGCTCAACCGCCGCCTCGCGGATTCGGGCGTGATACTGCACCTTTCCGAAGTGAAGGGACCAGTGATGGATCGCCTCGCGCGATCGAACCTGCTCGACGAACTGCGCGGAAAGATATTCCTGTCGCAGAACGAGGCGTTCGAGAAACTTGCGCCGGCTGCCGCCAGCGAAGGACATCTGTCGAAGCCCGATATCGTGACCGGAGGTGCAAAGTGA
- a CDS encoding TIGR01244 family sulfur transferase, translating into MECKQLTEGLSVRGQITPADIQAIKAQGFARIICNRPDGEKPDQPCADDVRAAVEAAGLEFVHNPIVPGGITPEAVEAQRKAIAEADGPVLAYCGSGQRATALWMVANPHGLSADDRIKCATDAGYDLAMLRPRL; encoded by the coding sequence ATGGAATGCAAGCAGCTTACCGAAGGGCTTAGCGTCCGCGGCCAGATAACACCCGCCGACATCCAAGCGATCAAGGCGCAAGGCTTCGCGCGGATCATCTGCAATCGCCCCGATGGGGAAAAGCCCGACCAGCCCTGTGCAGATGACGTGCGCGCCGCGGTCGAGGCCGCGGGTCTGGAATTCGTCCATAACCCGATCGTGCCGGGCGGCATCACCCCTGAAGCCGTCGAAGCCCAGCGCAAGGCGATTGCCGAGGCCGACGGTCCGGTCCTCGCCTATTGCGGCAGCGGCCAGCGGGCCACAGCGCTGTGGATGGTCGCCAATCCGCACGGGTTGAGCGCAGACGACCGGATCAAATGCGCCACCGACGCGGGCTACGATCTCGCCATGCTTCGCCCCAGGCTGTGA
- a CDS encoding YgaP family membrane protein, with protein MVKNMGSIDRTLRLIVAVVLAYLLLTGTISGTLAIVAGAVAAIFVLTSIVGFCPLYKPLGLSTCRN; from the coding sequence ATGGTCAAGAACATGGGCTCGATCGACCGGACACTGCGTCTCATCGTGGCAGTCGTGCTGGCCTACCTACTGTTGACCGGAACAATCTCCGGGACACTTGCCATCGTGGCCGGGGCAGTCGCCGCAATTTTCGTCCTTACCAGCATTGTCGGCTTTTGTCCGCTCTACAAGCCGCTCGGCCTCAGTACCTGCAGGAATTGA
- a CDS encoding MBL fold metallo-hydrolase, protein MTEAVMDFSSDTVLAAAARQIEEARADKAKRPSIAGFFDEATNTVSYVVHDPATNVAAIIDSVLDYDAAAGRTSHGSANLIVEYVRKNDLKVEWLIETHAHADHISAAPYLQSELGGKLAIGRDIIRVQDVFGKLFNAGTDFQRDGSQFDRLFDDGETFRLGTIDAIALHVPGHTPADMAFVIGDAAFVGDTIFMPDFGTARADFPGGDARELFRSIRRLLALPEDTRLFLCHDYKAPGRDEYAWETTVGLQRTGNVHVRDGVSEDEFVAMRTARDKTLAMPKLIMPSVQVNIRGGRLPDPEDNGVSYIKIPVNAV, encoded by the coding sequence ATGACAGAGGCAGTGATGGACTTTTCAAGTGACACCGTCCTCGCGGCAGCCGCAAGGCAGATCGAAGAGGCACGCGCCGACAAGGCCAAGCGGCCATCGATCGCGGGTTTCTTCGACGAGGCGACCAATACCGTCAGCTATGTCGTCCATGATCCGGCGACCAATGTCGCCGCGATCATCGACTCGGTTCTCGACTACGATGCGGCGGCGGGACGAACCTCGCACGGCTCAGCGAACCTGATCGTCGAATACGTGCGCAAGAACGACCTCAAGGTCGAATGGCTGATCGAGACGCATGCCCATGCCGACCACATTTCTGCCGCCCCATATCTCCAGAGTGAACTCGGCGGAAAGCTGGCTATCGGACGCGACATCATCCGGGTGCAGGACGTATTCGGCAAGCTCTTCAACGCCGGCACCGATTTCCAGCGTGACGGCTCGCAATTCGATCGCCTGTTCGACGACGGCGAAACCTTCAGGCTCGGCACCATCGATGCGATTGCGCTGCACGTGCCGGGACACACGCCTGCGGACATGGCATTCGTCATCGGCGACGCGGCTTTCGTCGGCGACACCATCTTCATGCCGGATTTCGGCACCGCGCGCGCAGACTTTCCTGGCGGCGATGCGCGAGAGCTTTTCCGCTCCATTCGCCGGCTGCTCGCCTTGCCCGAGGATACGCGCCTGTTCCTGTGCCACGACTACAAGGCCCCGGGACGCGACGAGTATGCGTGGGAGACCACCGTCGGTCTCCAGCGAACCGGGAACGTCCACGTGAGGGACGGCGTGAGCGAGGACGAGTTCGTCGCCATGCGGACAGCGCGCGACAAGACGCTCGCCATGCCCAAGCTCATCATGCCCAGCGTGCAGGTCAACATCCGCGGCGGACGCCTTCCAGATCCCGAGGACAATGGGGTCAGCTACATCAAGATACCGGTCAACGCCGTGTAG
- the moaA gene encoding GTP 3',8-cyclase MoaA, with protein sequence MARFDPEFQMPKIRPANGPGGLQDSFGRRFSYLRVSLTDRCNFRCTYCLPNGYQKPADAPSELSREEFRRAVEAFARLGVWKVRLTGGEPTVRRDFSEIARDMANIAGVRRVAMTTNGYRLAREALDWRAAGVDAVNVSVDTLDPKAFAAITGHDRLAEILRGVDAAIEAQFDAVKINSVLMDGTEPGDLADILDFIRERDVSWRFIELMRTNDNAAFHLQNSRTSERLRAALVATGWTVQPKAPGAGPSIDLAHPDYRGAIGIIAPYASGFCDSCNRLRLSSRGKLHLCLFGEAGIDLRYLLQHDGQIDELVERIRSAMPHKTLGHRLHDQDSGQTPHLASIGG encoded by the coding sequence ATGGCCCGCTTCGATCCCGAATTCCAAATGCCCAAGATACGCCCTGCAAACGGGCCGGGCGGATTGCAGGACAGTTTCGGTCGTCGCTTCTCCTATCTGCGGGTCTCGTTGACGGATCGCTGCAATTTCCGCTGCACGTACTGTCTTCCCAACGGATACCAGAAACCGGCCGATGCGCCGAGCGAGCTGTCACGTGAAGAATTTCGTCGGGCGGTGGAAGCCTTTGCTCGGCTTGGTGTCTGGAAAGTGCGACTGACGGGAGGCGAGCCGACCGTGCGCCGGGACTTTTCGGAAATCGCCAGGGACATGGCGAACATTGCAGGCGTTCGGCGCGTCGCGATGACGACTAACGGCTATCGCCTCGCGCGTGAGGCGCTGGACTGGCGCGCAGCAGGTGTCGATGCCGTCAACGTCAGCGTGGACACGCTCGATCCCAAGGCATTCGCGGCCATCACGGGACATGACCGACTGGCCGAAATCCTTCGCGGCGTCGACGCCGCAATCGAGGCGCAGTTCGATGCGGTGAAGATCAACAGCGTACTGATGGACGGAACCGAGCCGGGTGATCTCGCTGACATCCTGGATTTCATTCGCGAGCGCGATGTCTCGTGGCGTTTCATCGAGCTGATGCGCACCAACGACAATGCGGCCTTCCACCTGCAGAATTCGCGTACAAGCGAGCGGCTGCGCGCGGCATTGGTGGCTACCGGGTGGACGGTCCAGCCAAAGGCACCGGGCGCAGGCCCTTCGATTGACCTCGCGCATCCCGACTATCGCGGCGCCATCGGCATCATCGCCCCCTATGCCTCGGGCTTCTGCGACAGCTGCAATCGCCTTCGCCTGTCGAGCCGCGGCAAGCTCCACCTGTGCCTGTTCGGCGAGGCAGGCATCGACCTGCGCTACCTGCTCCAGCACGACGGACAGATCGACGAACTTGTCGAACGCATCCGTTCGGCGATGCCGCACAAGACGCTGGGGCACAGGCTGCACGATCAAGACAGCGGCCAGACTCCGCATCTCGCCTCCATCGGCGGGTGA
- a CDS encoding molybdopterin molybdotransferase MoeA: MLTFDEAIALLETVVAPLRSETLPIAAAADRFLAKPLAARSASPARTVSAMDGYAISGGTEVAGQWFDLIGENRPGAEDPGSIAPDQAVRVLTGAPVPQGADCVVMQEYAEREGSRVRFAEGYGPATHIRAVGSDFAANDVLVAAGERLTPRAMIAAAAADRAECTVSARPRVAIIATGDELAPPGTSAERTGSVPESASYGVAALCEIMGAKVVGRFHGRDTIDELERIAGEALAIADCVVVTGGASVGDYDLARPMFEKHGLELVFGRIAIKPGKPVWLGKVGSKLVLGLPGNPSSAMVTARLFLQPLLAAMQGGTIARQLCFVPMSLGASLPRSDSRETFVRARSSAEGLVPAENQESGAQSPLVTADWLIRRPANSPPAAAGDLVLALPF, translated from the coding sequence ATGCTGACTTTCGACGAAGCGATTGCGCTGCTCGAAACCGTAGTCGCACCGCTCCGGTCCGAAACTTTGCCAATAGCGGCAGCCGCAGACCGCTTTCTAGCGAAGCCACTGGCAGCACGTTCGGCTTCTCCCGCCCGGACGGTGTCCGCGATGGATGGCTATGCGATCAGCGGCGGCACCGAGGTCGCGGGACAATGGTTCGACCTTATCGGGGAAAATCGACCGGGTGCGGAAGACCCCGGTTCGATCGCTCCGGATCAGGCCGTCCGGGTTCTGACAGGTGCTCCCGTGCCGCAAGGGGCCGATTGCGTCGTCATGCAGGAGTATGCCGAGCGCGAAGGTTCGCGGGTGCGTTTTGCAGAAGGCTACGGCCCGGCCACCCACATCCGCGCAGTGGGCAGCGATTTTGCAGCCAATGACGTACTTGTCGCTGCGGGCGAAAGGCTGACGCCGCGCGCCATGATCGCTGCGGCTGCGGCTGACAGGGCCGAATGTACGGTCTCGGCAAGGCCGCGCGTGGCGATCATCGCGACGGGAGACGAATTGGCGCCTCCCGGCACCTCGGCAGAACGCACCGGCTCGGTCCCGGAATCCGCCAGCTACGGGGTCGCCGCGCTTTGCGAGATCATGGGCGCTAAAGTCGTTGGTCGTTTCCATGGCCGCGACACCATCGATGAACTCGAGAGGATTGCCGGCGAGGCACTGGCCATTGCCGACTGCGTCGTCGTCACCGGGGGCGCATCGGTCGGCGACTACGACCTCGCGCGCCCAATGTTCGAAAAGCACGGGCTCGAGCTCGTTTTCGGACGAATTGCGATCAAGCCAGGGAAACCGGTGTGGCTGGGTAAGGTCGGGAGCAAGTTGGTTCTCGGGCTGCCGGGCAATCCCTCCTCGGCCATGGTGACGGCCCGCCTGTTCCTCCAGCCATTGCTTGCGGCAATGCAGGGCGGCACGATTGCGCGGCAGTTGTGCTTCGTTCCGATGTCACTCGGCGCTTCGCTGCCACGATCGGATTCGCGCGAAACCTTCGTGCGGGCGCGCAGCAGCGCTGAAGGCCTTGTACCTGCCGAAAACCAGGAAAGCGGGGCGCAATCCCCGCTCGTCACTGCCGACTGGCTGATCCGCAGGCCTGCAAACTCGCCGCCCGCTGCGGCGGGCGATCTCGTGCTCGCCCTGCCCTTCTAG
- the speB gene encoding agmatinase: protein MADEHSKLPTDLAFTRKGGADGTVIEPTFSGAMSFMRRRYSKDLAGADVAVVGIPFDLATTGRPGSRYGPRSVRQGSAMIAWDAVWGWDFDPFERLAVVDYGDLSVPYGTPMQVADDLEREFAAIHAQGMRTLMLGGDHFCTWPVIRSLAAQVGEPLSLIHFDSHTDTWPAKDGEVDHGTMFYHAVKQGIVDPARSVQIGIRTNNRDTLGFNVLTAEDVESMSADDIAAQVKAIAGDRPAYLTFDIDFIDPAFAPGTGTPVAGGPSTAKTFSIMRRLGGLDIRGADVVEVAPAYDSGDITALAAATVALHCVALMAV, encoded by the coding sequence ATGGCCGACGAGCATTCAAAGCTGCCGACCGATCTTGCCTTTACCCGCAAGGGTGGAGCGGACGGGACGGTCATCGAACCGACCTTCTCGGGTGCGATGAGCTTCATGCGTCGCCGCTACTCGAAGGACCTCGCCGGGGCCGATGTCGCCGTGGTGGGCATCCCCTTCGATCTTGCCACGACCGGCAGGCCCGGGTCGCGCTACGGACCGCGAAGCGTGCGACAGGGTTCGGCGATGATCGCCTGGGATGCGGTCTGGGGCTGGGACTTCGACCCGTTCGAGCGGCTGGCAGTGGTCGATTATGGCGACCTTTCGGTGCCCTATGGCACGCCGATGCAGGTCGCCGACGATCTCGAACGAGAGTTTGCCGCCATCCATGCGCAAGGCATGCGTACGCTGATGCTCGGCGGCGATCACTTCTGCACCTGGCCGGTCATCCGCTCGCTGGCCGCGCAGGTGGGGGAGCCGCTGTCGCTGATCCACTTCGACAGCCATACCGACACTTGGCCTGCCAAGGATGGCGAGGTCGACCATGGCACCATGTTCTATCATGCGGTGAAGCAGGGCATCGTCGATCCGGCGCGCTCGGTGCAGATCGGCATCAGGACCAACAATCGCGACACGCTTGGCTTCAACGTCCTCACTGCCGAGGATGTCGAAAGCATGAGTGCGGACGACATCGCGGCGCAGGTGAAGGCCATTGCCGGCGACCGTCCTGCCTATCTGACCTTCGATATCGACTTTATCGATCCGGCCTTTGCCCCTGGCACGGGAACACCGGTTGCCGGAGGACCGAGCACGGCTAAGACCTTTTCGATCATGCGCCGTCTTGGCGGACTGGATATCCGTGGTGCGGATGTGGTCGAGGTCGCACCGGCTTACGATTCAGGCGACATTACCGCGCTTGCGGCGGCAACAGTGGCCTTGCACTGCGTTGCGCTAATGGCGGTCTAG
- a CDS encoding NAD-dependent succinate-semialdehyde dehydrogenase: MSISPLLREACYIGGEWIAADSGETIDVTNPATGEKIGTVPNCGAAETRRAIEAAQAAFPAWRGRTAKDRAAILRRWFQLMLDNQEELARLLTMEQGKSLTESRGEIAYGASFIEWFAEEGKRLYGDVIPGHMADKRILVLKQPIGVTAAITPWNFPNAMITRKAGPALAAGCPMVIKPAAQTPYSALALAVLAEEAGIPKGIIAVVTGSARDIGGEMTSNPLVRKLTFTGSTEIGRLLMRQSADTIKKLSLELGGNAPFIVFDDADVDAAVDGAMASKYRNSGQTCVCTNRLYVQAGVYDQFVERLAARAKALKVGNGMDDGTEQGPLIDDNAIAKVEEHVADALAKGGTLLAGGHRHPLGGTFFEPTVIAGVTQDMLVASEETFGPLAPVIRFETEDEAIAMANDSEFGLAAYFYSTNLSRVWRVAEAIESGMVCVNSGILSTEVAPFGGVKQSGLGREGSKYGIDDYVEMKYVSLTV, encoded by the coding sequence ATGAGCATCTCACCGCTCTTGCGCGAGGCCTGCTACATCGGCGGCGAATGGATCGCCGCCGATAGCGGCGAAACCATTGACGTCACCAATCCCGCTACCGGCGAAAAGATTGGCACGGTCCCCAATTGCGGGGCCGCGGAGACCCGCCGTGCGATCGAGGCGGCGCAGGCGGCGTTCCCGGCCTGGCGTGGCAGGACCGCGAAGGATCGCGCCGCAATCCTGCGTCGCTGGTTCCAGCTGATGCTCGACAACCAGGAGGAACTGGCCCGCCTGCTGACCATGGAGCAGGGCAAGAGCCTGACGGAATCGCGGGGTGAGATCGCCTACGGGGCGAGCTTCATCGAGTGGTTCGCCGAGGAAGGAAAACGCCTCTACGGCGACGTCATTCCCGGCCACATGGCGGACAAGCGGATCCTCGTCCTCAAGCAGCCGATCGGGGTCACAGCGGCCATCACGCCGTGGAACTTCCCCAATGCCATGATCACCCGCAAGGCAGGGCCGGCGCTTGCCGCCGGATGCCCGATGGTGATCAAGCCGGCGGCGCAGACGCCTTACTCGGCGCTCGCTCTGGCGGTGCTGGCGGAAGAAGCAGGCATTCCCAAGGGGATCATCGCGGTCGTGACCGGCAGCGCCCGCGATATCGGCGGCGAGATGACTTCGAACCCGCTGGTGCGCAAGCTGACCTTCACCGGATCGACCGAGATCGGTCGCCTGCTAATGCGCCAGAGCGCTGACACGATCAAGAAACTCAGCCTCGAACTCGGCGGGAACGCGCCCTTCATCGTGTTCGACGATGCCGATGTCGATGCGGCGGTCGATGGCGCCATGGCGTCGAAATATCGCAACTCGGGCCAGACCTGTGTCTGCACCAACCGCCTCTATGTGCAGGCGGGCGTTTACGACCAGTTCGTCGAAAGGCTCGCTGCGCGGGCCAAGGCGCTGAAGGTCGGCAATGGCATGGACGACGGGACCGAACAGGGTCCCCTGATCGACGACAATGCCATCGCCAAGGTGGAAGAGCACGTCGCCGACGCGCTCGCGAAGGGCGGTACGCTGCTCGCGGGCGGACACCGGCACCCCTTGGGCGGCACGTTCTTCGAGCCGACCGTGATCGCGGGCGTGACGCAGGACATGCTCGTCGCGAGCGAGGAAACCTTCGGCCCGCTCGCTCCGGTCATCCGCTTCGAAACCGAAGACGAGGCGATAGCCATGGCCAACGACAGCGAATTCGGCCTCGCCGCCTATTTCTACTCGACCAACCTCTCGCGCGTCTGGCGCGTAGCGGAGGCGATCGAAAGCGGCATGGTGTGCGTCAATTCGGGCATACTCTCGACCGAGGTCGCGCCCTTTGGCGGGGTCAAGCAGTCGGGTCTCGGTCGTGAGGGATCGAAGTACGGCATCGATGACTATGTCGAGATGAAGTACGTCAGCCTGACGGTCTGA
- a CDS encoding aspartate aminotransferase family protein, producing the protein MPRNYDIAELRRLDVAHHLPAQADWKEIENLGGSRIITHAEGCYIHDGDGNRILDGMAGLWCVNVGYGREELVEVAAEQMRELPFYNTFFKTATPPTVLLADKIASLSNGRLPHVFFNSSGSEANDTVFRLVRRYWELKGEPKRQIFISRWNAYHGSTVAGVSLGGMKAMHATPGLPIPGIEHVRQPYWFNEGRDMDEEAFGTLCAQAIEERILEVGPENVAAFIGEPIQGAGGVIIPPKNYWPQVEAICRKHGILLICDEVITGFGRTGKMWGHETVGVSPDIMPMAKGLSSGYLPISATAVSAEIIEVMKTGGDFVHGFTYSGHPVSAAVALRNIEIIQREGLVEKTGNETGPYLAKALATLNDHPLVGQTRSVGLLGAVEIVADKATGARFGGAEGTAGPIVRDLCIANGLMVRGIRDSIVMCPPLVISTAQIDELVGIIRQALDEAVPRLRAIG; encoded by the coding sequence ATGCCCCGCAATTACGATATCGCCGAACTCCGCCGGCTCGACGTCGCACACCACCTTCCTGCCCAGGCAGACTGGAAGGAGATCGAGAATCTCGGTGGCAGCCGCATCATCACCCATGCCGAAGGCTGCTACATCCATGACGGCGACGGCAACCGCATCCTCGACGGCATGGCCGGCCTGTGGTGCGTCAACGTCGGCTATGGGCGCGAGGAGCTCGTCGAAGTTGCTGCCGAGCAGATGCGCGAGCTGCCCTTCTACAATACCTTCTTCAAGACCGCGACGCCGCCTACGGTGCTGCTGGCCGACAAGATCGCCAGCCTCTCGAATGGCCGCCTGCCGCACGTCTTCTTTAACTCCTCGGGCAGCGAGGCGAACGACACCGTGTTCCGCCTTGTCCGTCGCTACTGGGAGCTGAAGGGCGAACCCAAGCGCCAGATCTTTATCAGTCGCTGGAATGCCTATCACGGATCGACCGTCGCGGGCGTTTCGCTGGGCGGGATGAAGGCGATGCACGCCACCCCCGGCCTGCCGATCCCGGGCATCGAACACGTCCGCCAGCCCTATTGGTTTAACGAAGGCCGCGACATGGACGAGGAGGCGTTCGGCACGCTTTGTGCGCAGGCGATCGAGGAGCGCATCCTCGAGGTCGGGCCGGAGAACGTGGCCGCCTTCATCGGCGAACCGATCCAGGGAGCGGGCGGGGTCATCATTCCGCCGAAGAACTACTGGCCACAGGTCGAGGCGATCTGCCGCAAGCACGGCATCCTGCTCATCTGCGACGAGGTCATCACCGGCTTCGGCCGCACGGGCAAGATGTGGGGACACGAGACCGTCGGCGTCTCGCCCGACATCATGCCGATGGCGAAGGGGCTTTCGTCGGGCTACCTGCCGATTTCGGCGACTGCTGTCTCTGCGGAGATCATCGAGGTGATGAAAACCGGTGGCGATTTCGTCCACGGCTTCACCTATTCGGGCCATCCGGTCTCTGCCGCCGTCGCCTTGCGCAATATCGAGATCATCCAGCGCGAAGGACTGGTCGAGAAGACCGGCAACGAGACCGGACCTTACCTCGCCAAGGCGCTGGCCACGCTCAACGACCATCCGCTGGTCGGCCAGACGCGTTCAGTGGGCTTGCTCGGCGCAGTCGAGATCGTCGCCGACAAGGCAACCGGTGCGCGCTTCGGTGGTGCCGAAGGCACGGCCGGCCCCATCGTACGCGACCTGTGCATTGCCAACGGCCTCATGGTTCGCGGTATCCGCGACAGCATCGTCATGTGCCCGCCGCTGGTCATCAGCACGGCGCAGATCGACGAGCTCGTCGGCATCATCCGCCAGGCGCTCGACGAAGCCGTTCCGCGCCTCCGGGCGATCGGCTGA
- a CDS encoding gamma-glutamyl-gamma-aminobutyrate hydrolase family protein, with amino-acid sequence MRPVIGITACNRTVGSEIAQAVMNRYVRAAMEYADVAALLIPALPDLMDAMEVVGRLDAVMLTGSPSNVEPARYGDCDGDGPFDAGRDEIALGVVRRMIDNGKPVFGMCRGFQEINVALGGTLRRDTSSNDDLLRHHSPESDNLAVMFDHHHPVDLTAGGMLATEIGKERITVNSVHYQGVGRLADGLGVEALAPDGLVEAYAARPNGAPLLAVQWHPEWETGKNPDSQAFFRLLGKAARGEA; translated from the coding sequence ATGCGCCCCGTCATTGGCATTACCGCCTGCAACCGGACCGTCGGCAGCGAGATCGCCCAAGCGGTGATGAACCGCTATGTCCGCGCGGCGATGGAATATGCCGACGTCGCGGCGTTGCTCATCCCGGCACTGCCCGACCTGATGGACGCGATGGAGGTAGTCGGGCGGCTCGACGCGGTGATGCTGACCGGCTCGCCCTCCAACGTCGAACCCGCGCGCTATGGCGATTGCGACGGCGACGGGCCCTTCGATGCGGGGCGCGACGAAATCGCGCTGGGGGTCGTCCGCCGGATGATCGACAACGGCAAGCCGGTCTTCGGCATGTGCCGCGGGTTTCAGGAGATCAATGTCGCCCTGGGCGGGACGTTGCGGCGCGATACCTCGAGTAATGACGATCTGCTGCGGCACCATTCCCCGGAATCGGACAACCTTGCGGTGATGTTCGACCACCACCACCCGGTCGACCTCACCGCCGGCGGGATGCTGGCGACGGAAATCGGCAAGGAGCGGATCACGGTCAATTCGGTCCACTACCAGGGAGTAGGGCGGCTTGCCGACGGACTGGGTGTCGAGGCGCTTGCGCCCGACGGCCTCGTCGAAGCCTATGCCGCGCGGCCCAATGGCGCGCCACTCCTCGCTGTCCAGTGGCACCCCGAATGGGAAACTGGTAAGAACCCCGACAGCCAGGCATTCTTCCGCCTGCTGGGAAAGGCCGCGAGAGGCGAAGCATGA